The Deinococcus sp. Leaf326 DNA segment GCGGGCAGCAGCAGCGGGTGGCCATCGCGCGGGCGCTGGCGATGGACCCCAAGATCATGCTGTTCGACGAGCCGACCTCGGCGCTTGACCCTGAGATGATCAAGGAAGTGCTCGACGTGATGAAGGAACTGGCCCGCTCGGGCATGACGATGCTGGTGGTGACGCACGAGATGGGGTTCGCGCGGGAAGTGGCCGACCGTATCCTGTTTTTCGACCAGGGCAACATCGTCGAGGACACGACCCCCGAGGCCTTCTACAACAACCCGCAGCACGAGCGCGCCAAGCAGTTCCTGGGCAAGATCCTGGGCCACTAGGTCCAGGGGCGCGGGGCTCAGGCGTCGCGCCGCAGCCTGCCGCACCACCACCATGCCGCAGCACACAGCACGAAACTCAGGGCGAAGACGGGCGTGTAGCCCGCGCGGTCGGCGATGAGGCCACCCACGACCGGAGTGAACAGGGCGGCGCCCACCAGCGTGTTCAGCGTGCCGATGTAGCGGCTGCGTGCGCCGTCGGGGGCAATGTTGAGCAGGTGGTTGGTATGGCCCAGGTTGAACCCCTGCGCCGCCACGCTCGTCAGGATGAACACGCCCAGATAGGCCCAGGCTCCGAGATCCAGCGCCCCCACCGTGAAGGCCCAGACCGGCGCGAGGCCGTAGAACACGCTGGCGTAGCGGATGATCCGGCGCGAGCCCTTGCGCTCGGCGACGCGCTGCCACACCACGTTCGACAGCGGCGCGGCGGCCGTGAGGGCCATCACAAAGGCCCCCAGGATCGCCGCCGGAAAGTGCAGGGCGCGCAGGGCGTACACCGCAAAAAAGGGTTCGCTCATGCTCGCGCCGGCCAGCAGCAGCCGCACCGTCAGGAAGGCCCGGAAGTGCGGGTCGCGCAGTGTCTCGGGAATAGCGCGCAGCTCGCCCCGGAACCCCTGGGGGGGCAGCGGCGGGTCGGGAGGCTCATTGACCAGCCCGAAGACCCAGTAGCCGAAGGTGTAGGCGACGGTACCCAGCGCGAACAGCAGCGCGTAGTTGAGCGGAAAGGCGAGGTCCGAGCCCAGCACCGCGCGCACGACCAGGCCCGCCCCGAAGGCCAGCAGCCCGCCGTACAGGTTGCGCGTCCCAAAAAAGCGCGGGCGGCGGTCCGGCGAGACCGTCTTGCTGACCACCTCCAGAAACGGCAGGCCCGCCACACCCGAGGCCAGGGCGTTGGCGAGCATCGCCAGCACGAACAGGGTCAGGCACAGGGCGGGCTGCTCGGCCAAGAAGGCGGCGATCAGGACCATCGCCACGTAGGTGGCCGCCCGGATGAAGGCCGCCGAGCGGTACACCGGCAGCTTGTAGGGTGTGCCCCGGACCCGCGCGGCAATCAGGAGCTGCGGCAGCATCCAGCCGCCCCCGGCGATGGCCGGCAGCAGCCCGATGACCCAGTTGGGAGCGCCCAGCCGCGCCGCGAAGCCCGAGATGACCACGGAGACGTTCAGGAACCCGTCGCCCGCGAACACTGCCCAGCCGTTGAAGATGCCCAGCCGCTCGTTGCGGTCCCAGCTGCGCCGGGGGGCGGAATCGGGCAATGGGGGCACGGGAGCGTCGGGGGCAGGCATGGCCCGCCCAGGCTAGGGCACGCTCGCTGGAGGCGTCTGTTCCACAGGGACAGGGCCGGGGTTCAGGGTGTAGGCACCTCAGGGCAGGGGCAGAAAGTCCAGTGGCGTCTCCGGCAGGTCGTGCAGGAAACCGAGGAGCAGCGCCTGTGCACCTTCCAGGTCGCGGCGGTCCAGAACCTCGACGGGGCTGTGGGTGTAGCGGTTCGTGACCGATACGGCCCCGGTCGGCACGCCCAGGTATTGCAGCGCGCCCGCGTCGGTGCCGATCCCCTTGAGGAGTTCGTGCTGCACCGCAATTCCCCGCGACTGCGCGGCGCTCAGCAGCCCCAGCCGCACCGCTGGATGGGCCAGGGTCGAGAAGTCCATCACCTTGACGGTCGGCCCCGCGCCCAGCCGCAGCGTGGGGGCGCCGAGCTCGGGGGTGTCGTCGGCAGCCGTCATATCCAGGGCCAGCGCCACGTCGGGGGTCTGCCCAGGCGGCAGGCTGCGGGCCAGCACCTGCGCGCCGCGCAGCCCGACCTCCTCCTGCACCGAGAAGGCGGCGACCAGGGTGACCGGGGGCCGGGCGCCGTCACTGAAGCCCGCCAGCAGCGCCAGCAGCACCGCGCAGCCGGCGCGGTCGTCCAGGGCGTGGGCGGTGTAACGCCCGCTGCCCCGGCCGAGCTCGGTCAGTTCGCCGGCAAAGCCCACCGGGTCGCCGGGCTGCACCCCCATCGCGGCGGCCTCGGCGGCGCTGCAGGCGCCGATGTCCACGTAGAGCGCCGCGTAGGGTATGACGCTCGCGCGGTCGGCGTCGGTCAGCAGGTGGGCGCTCTTGGTGCCGATCACGCCGGGCAGGCGGCCAGTGTCGGTGCGCACCCACACGCGCTGGGCCGGCAGAATGCGGTCGTCGCTCCCGCCCACCTTCTCCAGCCGCAGGGCGCCGCCCTCGTCTATGCGCCGCACCCGGAACCCGATCTCGTCCATGTGCGCGCAGATCAGCAGA contains these protein-coding regions:
- a CDS encoding MFS transporter, which codes for MPAPDAPVPPLPDSAPRRSWDRNERLGIFNGWAVFAGDGFLNVSVVISGFAARLGAPNWVIGLLPAIAGGGWMLPQLLIAARVRGTPYKLPVYRSAAFIRAATYVAMVLIAAFLAEQPALCLTLFVLAMLANALASGVAGLPFLEVVSKTVSPDRRPRFFGTRNLYGGLLAFGAGLVVRAVLGSDLAFPLNYALLFALGTVAYTFGYWVFGLVNEPPDPPLPPQGFRGELRAIPETLRDPHFRAFLTVRLLLAGASMSEPFFAVYALRALHFPAAILGAFVMALTAAAPLSNVVWQRVAERKGSRRIIRYASVFYGLAPVWAFTVGALDLGAWAYLGVFILTSVAAQGFNLGHTNHLLNIAPDGARSRYIGTLNTLVGAALFTPVVGGLIADRAGYTPVFALSFVLCAAAWWWCGRLRRDA
- a CDS encoding M42 family metallopeptidase, which encodes MNNPEAILSAAVSGDLSPVMEYLRRLVEVTGPSGSEEDVVRRVLDLARPHADELSVDAVGNVVAVRRAADPSARRLLICAHMDEIGFRVRRIDEGGALRLEKVGGSDDRILPAQRVWVRTDTGRLPGVIGTKSAHLLTDADRASVIPYAALYVDIGACSAAEAAAMGVQPGDPVGFAGELTELGRGSGRYTAHALDDRAGCAVLLALLAGFSDGARPPVTLVAAFSVQEEVGLRGAQVLARSLPPGQTPDVALALDMTAADDTPELGAPTLRLGAGPTVKVMDFSTLAHPAVRLGLLSAAQSRGIAVQHELLKGIGTDAGALQYLGVPTGAVSVTNRYTHSPVEVLDRRDLEGAQALLLGFLHDLPETPLDFLPLP